TTTGGCTTGTTTGATGATCTTGATATTAAATGAATGAGATCTTTCTATGAAATAAATGATGAGAAAAAGATTAAAAGATAcattaattcattatcGAAGTCttaaaaatttcttatTCCAAATAAcccaataaataataatgaacaCAAAACCAACAACTGTACAAATATACATGGATACATTTAAGACATAATGCATATCGAAGGAGTTATCATCATACTTTAGTccttttaataattcaattaagaCTTAGTGCATACGCATGACTGCTAATGTTACTTTACAATACATAGAATCAATATCTCCAACATTACCATCTTAGCAAATAGAACTCTCAGTCCTTACAACTCTTATCCAAAATATATGAGATTaaaatgatgatttctaaaaacatttttcatattttctTAMMAWKGGACTGCTTTTGCTAGTAGTGATGTAAAACTGTAGGGTAAAAAACTAGTACACAAATCATTCTCTCATTCCATCACACAAGAAAACTAGTTTATAACTTgaactttttctttggttgTATTGTATATCTCATTTCTTCTAAATATTACGACTATGAGGGCATTGTTGAGGTTTTTATTGTCTACTACTCATTGtgttatttttcatttctttttttcttattccTTCTTCCAGTTTTAGAATACACAAAGTATTTCCTTCACTGCTCCCTTTTCCCGAATATTCTCATGACCTTTCCTAATTGACAAGTATACTGCATTATATTTTATGTATCTGACATCTAAGCGAATGCTTTGAAGAGCCACAAGAGCATGTATTTCCTCGTATATATAGGTATATATTGTTGTAGTGAAAACAAACTTATTGAGAATCCTATTAAAACCTACTAAAAcacaattttcaaaaatgacACAATTATTGTTTGCCAGTAATTTCTgctctttttcttttttttttttttactgcaaaaaaaactgMCCCGCCACAAAGTCACAGAACAATATTAACAATCAACTTTGCCTTTTTTTCCTCAACCAACTACATTCGAgctttcaaaaaaaaaaaatttgaatacCTTGAAACCAAGTCCATTTCAAAAGATGATACATTGTTCcagtttttctttgtttggCTTGAGGTcagtaaaaaaaaaacttttcaTAGTATACTGctttaaatattttggaaattgaGAAGACATAAATATGCTGAATAGTTCTTCAACTGAAAAGGTAAAGAAAGGTTACCTTCCAATTACTATACTTTTCAACTTTGAAAATaagaatttttcatcaatctAACAATCTACAATTTTCAACAGTCTAATACCTATGAAGAAACTATATCTTTTATATTTGTTGGCCCTGTTTACAACGGTCATATCCAAAGAAGTTACTGGTGTtttcaaccaattcaattcattgatATGGTCTTACACATACAGAGCTCGATACGAAGAAATATCTACTCTTACCGCTAAAGCTCAATTGGAATGGGCTTTGGATGGTACTATTGCCAGTCCCGGTGATACATTTACATTAGTCATGCCCTGTGTATATAAATTCATGACGTACGAAACCTCAGTGCAATTAACTGCCAACTCTATTGCATATGCCACATGTGACTTTGATGCTGGTGAAGACACTAAaagtttttcaagtttGAAGTGTACGGTGACTGATGAGTTGACAGAAGATACCAGCGTTTTTGGAAGTGTTATTTTGCCTATCGCTTTCAATGTTGGAGGTTCCGGATCTAAATCTACGATAACAGACTCCAAATGTTTTTCAAGTGGGTACAACACTGTCACGTTTTTTGACGGAAACAATCAACTTTCTACAACTGCAAATTTTCTTCCCCGAAGAGAACTAGCGTTTGGTCTAGTTGTTAGTCAAAGACTTTCCATGTCGCTCGATACAATGACTAATTTTGTTATGTCTACACCTTGTTTCATGGGTTACCAGCTGGGTAAGTTAGGTTTTACAtctaatgatgatgattttgaaattgattgttcTTCTATACATGTTGGTATAACtaatgaaataaatgattGGAGTATGCCAGTATCTTCTGTTCCCTTCGATCATACTATAAGATGTACATCACGTGCACTTTACATTGAGTTTAAAACAATTCCTGCAGGTTATCGACCTTTTGTGGATGCGATTGTTCAAATACCAACGACAGAAcctttttttgtaaaatataCAAATGAGTTTGCCTGTGTGAATGGCATATACACGTCCATACCTTTCACAAGTTTCTTTTCTCAGCCAATTTTATATGACGAGGCTTTAGCTATTGGTGCAGACCTAGTTCGTACCACATCCACAGTGATAGGTTCCATTACCAGAACTACCACATTACCCTTCATTTCCCGACTCcagaaaaccaaaacaattcTAGTCTTAGAGCCCATACCCACCACTACGGTAACAACTTCACACCATGGCTTTGATACTTGGTATTATACTAAGAAAGCCACCATTGGTGACACAGCTACTGTTTTCATTGATGTTCCACAACATACAGCTACTACTTTGACCACATATTGGCAAGAATCAAGTACAGCGACAACCACTTACTTCGATGACATAGACTTGGTCGATACTGTCATTGTGAAAATTCCATATCCCAATCCGACTATTATAACAACACAATTTTGGTCAGGTAAATATTTAACTACTGAGACACACAAAGAACCACCTCTCGGTACTGATAGTGTGATCATCAAGGAACCACACAACCCTACTGTGACAACGACCGAGTTTTGGTCAGAATCATTTGCTACTACTGAGACAATCACCAACAACCCAGAAGGCACTGATAGTGTGATCATCAAGGAACCACACAACCCTACTGTGACTACCACCAAGTTTTGGTCAGAATCATTTGCCACTACTGAAACGATAACTACAGGGCCACTTGGCACTGATAGTATCGTTATACATGATCCATTGGAAGAACTGTCTTCTAGTACTGCTATTGAGTCAAGTGATTCTAATATTTCAAGCTCAGCTCAAGATTCATCCAGTCTGGTTGAACAGTCATTTACTTCTGCTGACGAGACTTCAAGTATAGTTGAATTGTCATCAAGCTCAGACATTCCATCAAGCTCAATTGGGTTAACATCTAGTGAGTCGTCTACTGTCTCAAGTTATGATAGCTACTCTTCAAGTACTAGCGAATCATCTATTGCTTCAAGTTATGATAGCTATTCGTCAAGTAGTATTGAGTCGTCTACATTATCTAGTTCCGATAGATACTCGTCAAGTATCTCTGATACCACAAGCTTTTGGGATTCTTCAAGTTCCGATTTAGAGTCCACTCTGATTACTTGGAGTTCCTCCATCGATGCACAATCTAGTCATTTGGTACAATCGGTATCAAACTCCATCAGCACAAGTCAAGAGATATCATCAAGCTCAAGTGAGGAGTCCAGTACGTCTGCCACCGATGCTTTAGTTTCAAGTGATGCAAGTTCTATTTTGAGCTCTGATACTTCCAGTTATTACCCATCTAGCACCATTCTGCCGAGTGACGATTTTCCACACACTATAGCTGGGGAGTCAGATAGCCAATCCTTCTCATTTATAACATCTACTGTTGAGATTTCTAGTGATTCGGTGTCTCTTACAAGTGACCCAGCAAGCAGTTTTGATTCATCTTCTCGTTTGAATTCTGATTCATCATCTCTGCCATCCACTGACCAAAGGGATATTTTGACTTCATCTAGTTTTTCTacattaattaaatcaagTGAGTCACGTGAGTCCAGTAGTGGTACAATTTTGAGTGAAGAAAGCAGTGACTCGATCCCAACGACGTTCTCAACAAGATATTGGTCGCCATCGGGAATGAGTTCCAGACATTATACCAATTCGACAGAGACGCTGGTCTCAGATGTTGTTCTGTCGTCGGTTGCTGGAGACGAAACTAGTGAATCGAGTGTTTCGGTTACTAGTGAATCGAGTGAATCAGTTACCAGTGAATCAGTTGCCAGTGAATCAGTTACCAGTGAATCAGTTACTGCTGTGAGTGATATTTCAGATTTGTACACTACGTCAGAAGAGGTATCCACTAGTGACAGCAACTCTGGTATGAGCTCTCCTATACCATCGAGTGAACAGAGATCCAGTATTCC
The sequence above is a segment of the Candida albicans SC5314 chromosome 3, complete sequence genome. Coding sequences within it:
- the ALS7 gene encoding Als7p (ALS family protein; hypermutable contingency gene; growth-regulated, downregulated in biofilm; two variable repeat regions; expression in S. cerevisiae does not confer adhesiveness; ALS family includes adhesins, cell-surface glycoproteins), with the protein product MKKLYLLYLLASFTTVISKEVTGVFNQFNSLIWSYTYRARYEEISTLTAKAQLEWALDGTIASPGDTFTLVMPCVYKFMTYETSVQLTANSIAYATCDFDAGEDTKSFSSLKCTVTDELTEDTSVFGSVILPIAFNVGGSGSKSTITDSKCFSSGYNTVTFFDGNNQLSTTANFLPRRELAFGLVVSQRLSMSLDTMTNFVMSTPCFMGYQSGKLGFTSNDDDFEIDCSSIHVGITNEINDWSMPVSSVPFDHTIRCTSRALYIEFKTIPAGYRPFVDAIVQIPTTEPFFVKYTNEFACVNGIYTSIPFTSFFSQPILYDEALAIGADLVRTTSTVIGSITRTTTLPFISRLQKTKTILVLEPIPTTTVTTSHHGFDTWYYTKKATIGDTATVFIDVPQHTATTLTTYWQESSTATTTYFDDIDLVDTVIVKIPYPNPTIITTQFWSGKYLTTETHKEPPLGTDSVIIKEPHNPTVTTTEFWSESFATTETITNNPEGTDSVIIKEPHNPTVTTTKFWSESFATTETITTGPLGTDSIVIHDPLEESSSSTAIESSDSNISSSAQDSSSSVEQSFTSADETSSIVELSSSSDIPSSSIGLTSSESSTVSSYDSYSSSTSESSIASSYDSYSSSSIESSTLSSSDRYSSSISDTTSFWDSSSSDLESTSITWSSSIDAQSSHLVQSVSNSISTSQEISSSSSEESSTSATDALVSSDASSILSSDTSSYYPSSTISPSDDFPHTIAGESDSQSFSFITSTVEISSDSVSLTSDPASSFDSSSRLNSDSSSSPSTDQRDILTSSSFSTLIKSSESRESSSGTILSEESSDSIPTTFSTRYWSPSGMSSRHYTNSTETSVSDVVSSSVAGDETSESSVSVTSESSESVTSESVASESVTSESVTAVSDISDLYTTSEEVSTSDSNSGMSSPIPSSEQRSSIPIMSSSDESSESRESSIGTILSEESSDSIPTTFSTRYWSPSGMSSRHYTNSTETSVSDVVSSSVAGDETSESSVSVISESSESVTSESVASESVTAVSDISDLYTTSEVVSTSDSKIVPSTSVPSSEQRSSIPIMSSSDESSESRESSSGTILSEENSDSIPTTFSTRYVSVSLTVGELSALPSLPGKLSHLPSSLSETSIGMTKSANLSPQFFSTSVDSALSYWASGSSSADHQSSATCDVSESSVEGNLSAMALGMSNSDDGLSEDTRSSSVAGKEEIELTSTNSVGEITLISYSSSSPTTHDHGRVSKSMGAAPLSSLFSVSVHAPLVTGLSDSDTFPSENSNRSRSFKESTDNTISISRESLGNPYSSISSPSDYDVKSFTTSRELVSSESILPFSDVMDANDMPTSGSNLHSMVFSISVLGEKFNANIEKHKNTNGHYSSMVFTYQSAGLEESDQRIAVTNTKFDQNKIDTTIDSNTFVTSLPFATTLNDQIDQAVPIKIPASSTAGFVSDVLKPDYSKSVQAESVQTDSTTYSEMMSSKRNKNSGFGTSSLNLKPTITVVTKSIDTKVNTMKEGGVSKQVSTTVTEQYDTSTYTPASLLVSDNSGSVSKYSLWMMAFYMLFGLF